From the Bacteroidia bacterium genome, one window contains:
- a CDS encoding tetratricopeptide repeat protein, with protein MARPLVPLFFLFLLSITTVSAQPASLREQQDYAFALGLFEDGSYHMALIKFRQFVADFPASDLRVDAEYYVAESQYQSAALSDAALAFARFQKDHPDSKLADDAGFREGEVYYRQGNFQKAFEQFSTVVRSWPRGNLAHESAYWAGESAFRMEQYEDALRYYRISYEHYPEGRIRDYAFFSTGFVREKQERHDEALAVYEEFLNLFPESALRSSVFTRKGACLFQRKEFEQSLAWLESLTDSPDPDNAAERLFLRAESQYKLGRHAEAESLYQSFLQAYPGNARAKQVQYALGWTQIEQQKYSDAVSTFDALSQKDGEIAEAAAFRKGVALRLNGQLDAARMVFDGIIARKSDGAYTDNAHFELGMAAYNEKLYDRAMTHFSTVATGFPQSDVLSDSWYMLGETRLKQGQASEAAEAFGSAASIADANPDIVAKALFRQGFSLHKAARYPAAVIVLKNFTQRYPDHAYRAEGLTWLAESHFKTEEFEAAEAAYMQALESTRDSAITQDALYGLGWTQFRMQNFAAAVPTFQRLTTEFRAGKHDVDANVRLGDAQYALKRFEDAAKTYRYTSRMYPANPLTAYALLQLASCEHRLGNTPSAISTLRGMLARYADSEYADKAQFSLAWMYFQSRDYDVALTEFHKLISTWPASPLLAQTKYTIADCHYNKGDYANAEAAYRRVLDEHPDSPIVSDALDGLAQTLRMRGQNDAADRVKADWLGAHPSGSGAENVEFAEVRSAAAQPDAAKAIPLLQRFIAAYPNGAHRQEAHVLLGRVYRENGDLEEARKTLREGYAIDRSSEQAVEALFELTETAMQLQDRSTAMQHCEEILAHPRGRAHKARALYRRGLSFRSEKKFVEARSDFSAAKAAQPGEKFAVLSEIELALLDAEEGSLDKAVAALDAVAASRSDAVAAEAQYRKGELLAGAARPEQAEEALLRVGYVFPDAMPWTARALLRLGMLHEELGKNAQARSVYERITAEFAGSDEARTAARKLETLR; from the coding sequence ATGGCACGACCACTCGTCCCACTGTTTTTTCTCTTCCTCCTTTCCATAACCACCGTTTCGGCTCAACCCGCGTCGCTTCGCGAGCAACAGGATTACGCTTTTGCGCTCGGGCTGTTCGAAGACGGCAGTTATCACATGGCGCTGATCAAATTCCGTCAGTTCGTCGCCGATTTCCCCGCCAGCGATTTGCGCGTGGACGCGGAGTACTACGTTGCCGAGAGCCAGTATCAAAGCGCCGCGCTCAGCGATGCGGCTCTGGCCTTCGCCCGTTTTCAGAAGGATCATCCGGACAGCAAGCTGGCGGACGATGCCGGTTTCCGTGAAGGAGAGGTATACTACCGGCAGGGAAACTTCCAGAAGGCGTTCGAGCAGTTCTCCACCGTTGTCCGCAGCTGGCCGCGCGGCAATCTTGCGCATGAATCCGCATATTGGGCGGGTGAATCCGCATTTCGCATGGAACAGTACGAAGACGCGCTCCGATATTACCGCATATCCTATGAACATTACCCCGAAGGCAGGATTCGCGATTACGCGTTTTTTTCGACCGGATTCGTGCGCGAAAAGCAGGAGCGCCATGATGAGGCGCTGGCCGTATACGAGGAATTTCTGAACCTCTTTCCCGAAAGCGCGCTGCGATCCAGTGTCTTCACGCGAAAGGGTGCCTGTCTCTTTCAACGCAAGGAGTTCGAGCAATCGCTGGCCTGGCTGGAGAGTCTGACAGACAGCCCTGATCCGGACAATGCGGCCGAGCGGCTGTTTCTCCGCGCGGAATCTCAGTACAAATTGGGGCGTCATGCCGAAGCGGAATCGTTGTACCAGTCGTTCCTGCAGGCGTACCCCGGCAACGCTCGCGCTAAGCAGGTGCAGTACGCCCTTGGCTGGACACAGATCGAACAGCAGAAATATTCCGATGCCGTCTCCACCTTCGATGCGCTTTCGCAGAAGGACGGTGAAATCGCCGAAGCAGCCGCATTTCGCAAGGGAGTGGCCCTTCGGTTGAATGGACAGCTCGATGCCGCAAGGATGGTATTTGACGGCATCATTGCGAGAAAATCCGATGGCGCCTACACGGACAATGCGCATTTCGAACTCGGAATGGCCGCCTACAACGAGAAACTCTACGATCGGGCCATGACGCATTTCTCCACGGTCGCTACCGGCTTTCCGCAAAGCGATGTCTTGTCCGACAGCTGGTACATGCTGGGCGAAACACGCCTGAAACAGGGTCAGGCCTCCGAAGCCGCCGAGGCCTTCGGTTCGGCCGCGAGCATTGCCGACGCCAATCCTGACATCGTCGCGAAAGCGTTGTTCCGGCAGGGCTTCAGTCTTCACAAGGCAGCGCGCTATCCCGCCGCCGTTATCGTGCTCAAGAATTTCACGCAACGCTATCCCGACCACGCATATCGGGCGGAGGGTCTCACCTGGCTGGCGGAGTCGCATTTCAAAACGGAGGAGTTCGAGGCGGCCGAAGCGGCGTACATGCAAGCCCTCGAGAGCACTAGGGATTCCGCGATAACGCAGGACGCGCTGTACGGGCTGGGGTGGACACAGTTCCGAATGCAGAATTTCGCCGCCGCCGTGCCCACCTTCCAGCGGCTCACAACAGAATTCCGCGCGGGAAAACACGATGTGGACGCCAACGTGCGTCTTGGGGATGCACAATACGCGCTCAAGCGCTTTGAAGACGCCGCGAAAACCTACAGGTACACGTCGCGCATGTATCCGGCGAATCCCCTGACCGCATACGCGCTATTGCAGCTCGCATCCTGCGAGCATCGACTCGGAAACACGCCCAGCGCCATTTCCACCCTGAGAGGCATGCTGGCGCGGTATGCGGATTCCGAATACGCGGACAAGGCGCAGTTCAGCCTCGCCTGGATGTATTTCCAGAGCCGCGATTACGATGTGGCTCTCACCGAATTCCATAAGCTCATCAGCACCTGGCCCGCGAGCCCGTTACTGGCGCAGACCAAATACACGATAGCCGACTGCCATTACAACAAAGGCGATTACGCAAATGCGGAGGCGGCCTATCGGCGCGTCCTCGATGAGCATCCCGACTCGCCCATTGTCAGCGACGCGCTGGACGGACTTGCACAGACGCTGCGCATGCGCGGACAGAACGATGCCGCTGATCGCGTCAAAGCGGATTGGCTCGGCGCCCATCCCAGCGGCAGCGGCGCGGAGAATGTGGAGTTCGCGGAGGTACGGTCCGCTGCGGCACAACCCGACGCGGCAAAGGCGATTCCCCTGCTGCAGCGCTTTATCGCGGCATATCCCAACGGAGCGCACAGACAGGAGGCACACGTCCTGCTCGGTCGCGTCTATCGCGAAAACGGAGATCTGGAGGAAGCGCGAAAGACACTCAGAGAGGGCTATGCCATCGACCGCTCCAGCGAGCAGGCGGTGGAAGCGTTGTTCGAGCTGACCGAGACCGCAATGCAACTACAGGACAGAAGCACGGCGATGCAGCATTGCGAGGAGATTCTCGCCCACCCCCGCGGCAGAGCGCACAAGGCCCGGGCGCTGTACCGGCGCGGCTTGAGTTTCCGCAGCGAGAAAAAATTCGTCGAGGCCCGCTCCGACTTTTCCGCGGCGAAGGCCGCGCAGCCGGGCGAAAAATTCGCCGTCCTCTCCGAAATCGAACTCGCACTGCTTGACGCCGAAGAGGGATCACTGGACAAGGCCGTGGCGGCGCTGGATGCCGTGGCTGCAAGCAGAAGCGACGCAGTGGCCGCGGAAGCGCAGTACCGCAAAGGCGAACTCCTGGCAGGAGCTGCGCGCCCCGAACAGGCGGAAGAAGCTCTGCTGCGCGTAGGCTATGTATTTCCGGATGCCATGCCCTGGACTGCACGTGCGTTGCTGCGCCTCGGCATGCTGCACGAGGAACTTGGGAAAAACGCGCAAGCCCGCAGCGTCTACGAGCGCATCACCGCGGAATTCGCGGGCAGCGACGAAGCCCGTACCGCCGCAAGAAAACTGGAGACGTTGCGATGA
- a CDS encoding AAA family ATPase, producing the protein MPHTRAPFHLQETLDLFRESIEFVNRRIINRTAVIDQIFSALLMREHALVQSRTGAAKSLLVNQIFATFEGAAVFKVQASKEQQPDTYFGALDIEELKKGRIVHNTSNSLVESEFGFIDEIFDANDYTLRALLTTLNERALILGAQYVPARVHTVIAATNYLRVSEITEALLDRFIFKALFIPAKEPYTQYQIAQRYLLHHGRPTAPRRLIPYASLDRTSLIIRGEDADHNIHIPLHVIFFANSVVRYYETQRNRLIRERPHEHPHMQDFYISPRTYTRAMDMLRVLAFLQGRMEVIPEDVSKLWYLYTTVGMRDEQELFEKCYTTIFKQLSSARAFEQIQKLLEFQEFIEILKGDRKLLTQPITQIEGTPMRRTLREWARDTLGVSDATVEHNRRLLESYHKALEPVTEEIAEFKKRQERDIIELFTPTPHIWT; encoded by the coding sequence ATGCCCCATACCCGCGCTCCCTTTCACCTCCAGGAAACGCTGGACCTTTTTCGTGAATCCATCGAGTTCGTCAACCGCCGCATCATCAACCGTACGGCGGTCATCGACCAGATATTTTCGGCCCTGCTCATGCGGGAGCACGCCCTGGTGCAAAGCCGCACCGGCGCCGCGAAATCGTTGCTGGTGAATCAGATCTTCGCCACCTTCGAAGGCGCGGCTGTGTTCAAGGTGCAGGCCTCCAAGGAACAGCAGCCGGACACCTACTTCGGCGCGCTCGATATCGAGGAACTGAAAAAGGGACGAATCGTCCATAATACCAGCAATTCCCTCGTCGAGAGTGAATTCGGTTTCATTGACGAGATATTCGATGCAAATGATTACACTCTTCGGGCTCTGCTCACCACTCTCAACGAGAGAGCGCTGATTCTCGGCGCGCAGTACGTGCCGGCCAGGGTGCATACCGTCATCGCCGCCACGAACTATCTGCGCGTCAGCGAAATCACCGAAGCCTTGCTCGATCGCTTCATATTCAAGGCCCTGTTCATTCCCGCAAAGGAGCCCTACACGCAGTACCAGATCGCGCAGCGCTATCTCCTGCATCACGGACGTCCCACGGCGCCTCGGCGCCTCATCCCGTACGCCTCTCTCGATCGCACCAGTCTGATCATTCGCGGGGAGGATGCCGATCACAATATCCATATTCCGCTGCATGTGATTTTTTTCGCCAATTCCGTCGTGCGCTACTACGAGACGCAGCGGAACCGCCTCATCCGCGAACGTCCCCACGAACATCCGCACATGCAGGATTTCTATATCTCGCCGCGCACCTACACCCGAGCGATGGACATGCTTCGCGTGCTTGCATTTCTCCAGGGTCGCATGGAAGTCATCCCTGAAGATGTGTCCAAGCTCTGGTATCTCTATACTACTGTCGGTATGCGCGACGAGCAGGAGCTGTTCGAGAAATGCTATACCACCATATTCAAGCAATTGAGTTCCGCCCGCGCCTTCGAGCAAATTCAGAAACTGCTGGAGTTTCAGGAATTCATCGAGATACTGAAAGGCGACCGTAAATTGCTGACACAGCCGATCACGCAGATTGAAGGCACACCCATGCGGCGCACCCTGCGCGAATGGGCCCGCGACACCCTCGGCGTCAGCGACGCCACCGTCGAACACAACAGGCGTCTCCTCGAATCGTATCACAAAGCGCTCGAACCCGTCACGGAAGAAATCGCGGAGTTCAAGAAGCGACAGGAGCGCGACATTATCGAGTTGTTCACGCCCACTCCGCACATCTGGACCTGA
- a CDS encoding VWA domain-containing protein, with protein sequence MSSVYNHFFDIMEDLGFFEHIYEELPEDFTAVFEIARILEDEHSPLTEALRPVLTLRTPGGKRSEESEAEQLQVFITDEEEYEAGLIRTPQHLPRIYNHQWLLPEQVFYHRLAKKELWVPYAREPRYYAVDPDADDYRPDGRKQKLYLLLDTSSSMAMRNRINLAKAVVYHFLKHNMKELGYIHFRTFDTKIGELHEARDSAGFRALISYVMRLHALGNGTAMARAITQAVRDINELPQLSGTEILIITDGACALNEAEIRSMLGERIVINTIKIGRTQLYASRSYIHDRLFEDDTEQHRILDRLQKRQSELRYQLEHAQSVQLRRRYEESLQALQTELDRQVNAMTEEITVGYGHELERLSEFYISLDDMDLPGLFTFRQEQLDDVRALFAEITAELDLHCSLEQLRKLALLMDHLNLLIKNTSDPDLKKQFEELQEEVSRRLTGCIEAQIEKSGGGVFRALSAADRHDLEFLISSASGLHLGLWRAFIWKLLGRLRKIVGAGKNT encoded by the coding sequence ATGTCTTCGGTCTATAATCACTTTTTCGACATCATGGAGGACCTCGGCTTCTTCGAGCATATCTACGAAGAGTTGCCGGAGGATTTTACCGCGGTGTTCGAAATAGCGAGAATTCTGGAGGATGAGCACAGTCCTCTCACCGAAGCATTGCGGCCGGTGCTGACACTGCGGACACCGGGAGGGAAGCGTAGCGAGGAAAGCGAAGCGGAGCAGCTGCAGGTGTTCATCACCGACGAAGAGGAATACGAAGCCGGTCTTATCCGCACGCCGCAACATCTGCCGCGCATCTACAATCACCAATGGCTGTTGCCGGAACAGGTGTTCTATCACCGCCTCGCAAAAAAGGAACTCTGGGTGCCGTATGCCCGCGAACCGCGGTACTACGCGGTGGATCCCGATGCGGACGATTACCGGCCCGACGGTCGCAAGCAGAAACTGTATCTCCTCCTCGACACGTCGAGTTCCATGGCCATGCGTAACCGCATCAATCTCGCAAAGGCCGTGGTGTACCATTTTCTCAAGCACAACATGAAGGAGCTGGGGTATATTCACTTCCGCACCTTCGACACAAAAATCGGCGAGCTGCACGAAGCACGGGACAGTGCCGGTTTCCGGGCGCTGATCAGTTACGTCATGCGTCTCCACGCGCTGGGCAACGGGACGGCCATGGCGCGTGCCATAACCCAGGCCGTGCGCGATATCAACGAATTGCCGCAACTGTCGGGCACGGAAATCCTGATTATCACCGACGGTGCCTGCGCGCTCAACGAAGCGGAAATCCGATCCATGCTCGGTGAACGCATCGTCATCAACACCATCAAAATCGGCAGAACGCAGCTCTACGCCTCGCGCAGCTATATCCATGACCGCCTCTTCGAAGACGACACCGAGCAGCACCGCATTCTCGACCGACTGCAAAAACGCCAGTCCGAGCTGCGCTATCAGCTCGAACACGCGCAGAGTGTGCAACTCAGACGTCGCTACGAAGAGTCGCTGCAAGCGCTTCAGACCGAACTGGACCGACAGGTCAATGCCATGACCGAAGAAATCACCGTCGGCTACGGGCACGAACTCGAACGGCTGTCGGAATTCTACATCTCTCTCGACGACATGGACCTGCCCGGTCTGTTCACCTTCCGTCAGGAGCAATTGGATGACGTCCGTGCGCTCTTCGCGGAAATAACAGCCGAACTCGACCTGCACTGCTCCCTCGAACAGCTGCGCAAACTCGCGCTGCTCATGGATCACCTGAACCTGCTCATCAAGAACACGAGCGATCCGGACCTGAAGAAACAGTTCGAGGAGTTGCAGGAAGAAGTGAGCCGTCGGCTCACCGGCTGCATCGAAGCCCAGATAGAAAAAAGCGGGGGAGGGGTGTTCCGCGCACTCAGCGCCGCCGATCGCCATGATCTCGAATTCCTCATTTCGTCGGCCTCGGGGTTGCACCTCGGCCTCTGGCGTGCCTTTATCTGGAAGCTTCTGGGGAGACTGAGAAAGATCGTCGGCGCAGGGAAAAACACCTGA
- a CDS encoding TIGR00282 family metallophosphoesterase, protein MQSLRILFIGDIVGTPGMNAVRLFLPSLVQKHAVQFVIANGENAMDGKSISEQQYKDLRELGVHVVTSGNHIWEKWHIQKLLGGEPNLLRPLNYPRENVGRGFCIVDLGTAGSVAVLNLQGRTFMNDIDCPFKTADWAVEKLREQTKIIIVDMHAEATAEKIAMGWHLDGRVSAVLGTHTHIQTADARILPQGTAYLTDVGMTGPYDSVVGMRKDIALRRFIRQTPHKFEMAADDVHLSAVLLDIDALTGKAHSITPMTLPEFQRNANEDH, encoded by the coding sequence ATGCAATCACTACGTATCCTTTTCATCGGTGACATTGTCGGGACCCCCGGCATGAATGCCGTTCGTCTTTTCCTTCCGTCGCTCGTGCAAAAGCATGCGGTGCAATTCGTCATCGCAAACGGGGAGAATGCGATGGATGGTAAAAGCATCAGCGAGCAGCAGTACAAGGATCTCAGGGAACTCGGTGTGCATGTCGTCACATCCGGAAATCACATCTGGGAAAAGTGGCATATACAGAAGCTCCTGGGAGGTGAGCCCAATCTGCTGCGCCCGCTGAACTATCCCCGCGAGAATGTCGGTCGCGGATTCTGTATCGTGGATCTCGGGACCGCCGGCTCCGTCGCTGTCCTGAATCTGCAGGGCCGCACGTTCATGAACGATATAGATTGTCCTTTCAAAACCGCCGATTGGGCGGTGGAGAAATTGCGGGAGCAGACGAAAATCATCATCGTCGATATGCATGCCGAAGCCACGGCAGAGAAAATCGCCATGGGCTGGCATCTCGACGGACGCGTCAGCGCCGTGCTCGGAACCCATACGCACATTCAGACTGCCGACGCACGCATTTTGCCCCAGGGAACGGCGTATCTCACTGATGTCGGCATGACCGGCCCGTACGATTCCGTCGTCGGTATGCGCAAGGACATCGCCCTCCGCCGCTTCATCCGTCAAACGCCGCACAAATTCGAAATGGCGGCGGACGACGTGCACCTCTCGGCGGTACTTCTCGATATAGACGCCCTCACGGGCAAAGCACATTCCATCACTCCGATGACACTCCCGGAATTCCAACGCAATGCAAACGAAGATCATTGA
- a CDS encoding bifunctional 5,10-methylene-tetrahydrofolate dehydrogenase/5,10-methylene-tetrahydrofolate cyclohydrolase, which produces MQTKIIDGSAIAAAIKDEVRQDTALLREKWDIAPGLAFLLVGDNAASRSYVASKEKACDYCGFHSSTVQLPGDATQQQVLAQIDTWNIDPDIHGILVQLPLPDHIDENKVIEAVVPRKDVDGFHPVNVGKLSIGQECFAPCTPAGIQELLVRSNIPTAGKHVVVVGRSNIVGKPIAAMLLQKSATANAVVTVAHAAAGDLSRYTRDADILIVATGRVNTVTADMVREGVVVIDVGINRVEDAGAPKGYRITGDVDFEGVAPKASAITPVPGGVGPMTIAMLMRNTLQAAQRAARQ; this is translated from the coding sequence ATGCAAACGAAGATCATTGACGGATCGGCCATCGCAGCGGCCATCAAGGACGAAGTACGGCAGGACACCGCGCTGTTGCGGGAAAAATGGGACATCGCGCCCGGTCTGGCGTTTCTGCTGGTTGGCGACAATGCCGCCTCGCGTTCCTATGTCGCTTCAAAGGAAAAAGCCTGCGATTATTGCGGCTTCCATTCCTCCACCGTGCAGCTGCCGGGCGACGCAACACAACAGCAGGTGCTTGCACAAATCGATACCTGGAACATCGATCCCGATATTCACGGCATACTCGTACAGCTCCCGCTTCCCGATCATATCGACGAAAACAAAGTGATTGAAGCCGTTGTACCGCGCAAGGACGTGGACGGCTTTCATCCCGTCAACGTCGGGAAACTCTCCATAGGGCAGGAGTGCTTCGCGCCGTGCACGCCCGCCGGTATTCAGGAGTTGCTTGTCCGTAGCAATATCCCCACCGCGGGGAAACATGTCGTGGTTGTGGGGCGGAGCAACATCGTCGGTAAACCCATCGCGGCCATGCTGCTGCAGAAGTCCGCGACGGCAAACGCCGTGGTGACCGTTGCGCACGCGGCGGCGGGGGACCTCAGCCGCTATACGCGCGATGCGGACATCCTCATCGTGGCGACAGGGCGGGTGAATACCGTAACGGCGGACATGGTGCGCGAAGGCGTCGTGGTGATCGATGTCGGTATCAACCGCGTGGAAGATGCGGGCGCACCGAAAGGGTATCGTATCACGGGCGATGTGGATTTCGAGGGCGTCGCTCCCAAGGCATCAGCCATCACGCCTGTCCCGGGCGGCGTCGGTCCCATGACCATCGCCATGCTCATGCGCAACACCTTACAAGCCGCGCAACGCGCCGCGCGGCAATAG
- a CDS encoding alanine dehydrogenase, with protein sequence MIIGILKERFVNEQRVALSPFGVESLVASGAQVVVEHDAGAEARFSDEQYINAGAVIAYSAEETAGRADILLKVMPPEETEYDLLRPEQVLMSFQLLGMGKKKYVEHLLQNQVTAVAYELLKAHDGSFPIMRLMSEISGQVAAQVASRFLRSDHGGRGVLLGGLAGVAPAAVVIIGAGASGMSAAQAMLGLGAQVILLDNNLDRLRLADQYFNKHITTVMASPENLRRGCKIADVLVGAISIADEGGHHLITEDMVKTMKPGAVILDISINQGGCVETSRPTTITDPIFFKHGVIHYAVPNMPSVVARTSTYALTNALLPYLQTLLNGFDPKAKYDPCVRCGVITHAGKGTHATLQDIYGLDVEPYECC encoded by the coding sequence ATGATCATCGGAATTCTCAAGGAACGCTTCGTCAACGAGCAGCGTGTTGCCCTTTCACCATTCGGCGTGGAATCCCTTGTCGCTTCCGGAGCGCAGGTCGTCGTCGAACACGATGCGGGAGCCGAGGCACGCTTCAGTGACGAACAGTACATCAACGCCGGCGCAGTGATCGCGTACTCCGCGGAAGAAACCGCCGGACGCGCCGACATTCTGCTCAAAGTTATGCCGCCCGAGGAAACCGAGTACGATCTCCTCCGGCCTGAGCAGGTGCTTATGTCCTTCCAATTGCTCGGCATGGGAAAAAAGAAATATGTAGAGCATTTGCTCCAGAATCAGGTGACCGCGGTCGCCTATGAGCTGCTGAAGGCGCATGATGGCAGCTTTCCGATCATGCGGCTCATGAGCGAGATTTCCGGACAGGTGGCGGCCCAGGTGGCGTCGCGTTTTCTGCGCAGCGACCACGGCGGCCGTGGCGTGCTGCTTGGCGGACTCGCCGGGGTGGCCCCCGCAGCTGTGGTCATTATCGGCGCGGGCGCTTCGGGTATGTCCGCGGCACAGGCCATGCTCGGCCTCGGCGCGCAGGTCATCCTTCTGGACAACAATCTCGACAGACTGCGGCTTGCCGACCAGTACTTCAACAAGCATATCACGACCGTCATGGCGTCGCCGGAAAATCTGCGGCGCGGATGTAAAATCGCCGATGTGCTCGTGGGCGCGATTTCCATTGCCGACGAAGGCGGACATCACCTCATAACCGAGGATATGGTCAAAACCATGAAGCCCGGAGCGGTCATTCTGGACATTTCCATCAATCAGGGTGGTTGCGTCGAAACCAGCCGTCCGACCACCATTACCGATCCCATATTCTTCAAGCATGGTGTCATCCATTATGCCGTGCCGAATATGCCGTCGGTCGTCGCGCGTACGTCAACCTACGCGCTCACGAACGCGCTGCTGCCGTATCTTCAGACCCTGCTCAACGGCTTCGATCCCAAGGCCAAGTACGATCCCTGTGTGCGCTGCGGTGTGATTACCCACGCCGGTAAAGGAACGCATGCGACGCTTCAAGACATTTACGGACTCGATGTCGAGCCCTACGAATGCTGCTGA
- a CDS encoding 4-hydroxybutyrate CoA-transferase — protein sequence MQWTTSYRNKLKTAEEAVQIIKSGDDVYIHPGCAVPETLIRAMVGRGKDLTDVTVHHILTIGEAGYVSDDMQGHFRHNALFIGHNVREAVNSGKADATHIYLHQVAELFYKKIIPIDVALIHVSPPDEHGFCSFGVGVEMTKPACEMAKVIIAQVNPNMPRVLGDCFIHINKLAHIVEVDVPIKEMPQVGDITDPEELEVYKLLGGHVAELIEDESTLQMGIGAIPDAVLGYLENKRDLGIHTEMFSDGVIKLVEMGVINNEKKTLHKGKMVASFVLGTKLIYDFIDNNPVVEFHPSHYVNDPFIVAQNRKMVAINSALQVDLTGQVCADSIGPRLYSGFGGQVDFIRGASRSQGGKPIIALPATARNGELSRIVPHLIPGAGVTTNRADVHYVVTEYGIASLFGKTVRQRVNELIHIAHPKFRDELRAYARKVNYI from the coding sequence ATGCAATGGACCACCAGCTATCGCAACAAGCTGAAAACGGCTGAAGAAGCCGTACAAATCATCAAATCCGGTGACGATGTGTACATTCATCCGGGCTGCGCCGTACCGGAAACCCTCATCCGCGCCATGGTCGGCAGGGGCAAGGACCTCACCGATGTGACCGTGCACCACATCCTCACCATAGGCGAAGCCGGGTACGTCTCCGACGACATGCAGGGACACTTCCGCCATAACGCGCTGTTCATCGGGCATAATGTGCGCGAAGCAGTGAATTCGGGCAAAGCCGACGCCACCCACATCTACCTGCATCAGGTCGCCGAGCTTTTCTACAAGAAAATCATCCCCATCGATGTGGCGCTGATTCATGTGTCTCCTCCCGACGAGCACGGCTTCTGTTCTTTCGGCGTTGGAGTGGAAATGACCAAGCCGGCTTGCGAGATGGCCAAGGTCATCATCGCGCAGGTCAATCCGAACATGCCCCGCGTGCTCGGCGACTGCTTCATTCACATCAACAAGTTGGCCCATATCGTCGAGGTGGACGTACCGATCAAGGAAATGCCGCAGGTGGGGGATATCACCGATCCCGAAGAACTCGAGGTGTACAAACTGCTCGGCGGCCATGTCGCCGAACTGATCGAAGACGAATCCACCCTGCAGATGGGCATCGGCGCGATTCCGGATGCAGTGCTCGGTTATCTCGAAAACAAACGCGACCTCGGTATTCACACGGAGATGTTTTCCGACGGCGTGATCAAGCTCGTCGAGATGGGTGTGATCAACAACGAGAAGAAAACACTGCACAAAGGAAAAATGGTCGCCTCCTTCGTGCTCGGAACCAAACTCATCTACGACTTCATCGACAACAATCCGGTGGTAGAATTCCATCCCAGCCACTACGTGAACGATCCCTTCATCGTGGCGCAGAATCGGAAAATGGTCGCCATCAATTCCGCGCTGCAGGTGGATCTCACCGGACAGGTGTGCGCCGATTCCATCGGTCCCCGCCTGTACAGCGGCTTCGGTGGTCAGGTGGACTTCATACGCGGCGCCTCGCGGTCGCAGGGCGGGAAACCCATAATCGCTTTGCCGGCTACGGCAAGGAACGGCGAATTGAGCCGCATCGTACCGCATCTCATTCCGGGAGCGGGTGTCACCACCAACAGGGCCGATGTGCATTATGTGGTCACCGAATACGGTATCGCGTCGCTGTTCGGAAAGACGGTGCGTCAGCGCGTGAACGAACTGATTCACATCGCGCATCCCAAATTCCGCGATGAACTCCGCGCGTATGCCCGTAAGGTGAACTATATCTGA